From Candidatus Nitricoxidivorans perseverans, the proteins below share one genomic window:
- a CDS encoding radical SAM protein, with amino-acid sequence MPDLLTVEDHRRDIAGMTYAYPVLSRRAGGISIGINLNPNNACNWRCIYCQVPDLTRGGPPPVDLPRLESELGRLLDDVVAGRFAEAAGRRPIDVAFSGNGEPTAAREFPEAVAIAQAALAARGLSGEVKLRLITNGSLIDRAAVRAGIARLGRAGGEVWFKLDAATPAATARINGVRPRIESVERRLAQCANLCETWVQTCVFALDGEAPREPELSALLSLLGRFRGVVAGVHLYGLARPSRQPEAERLQRLTPQWLEAFSARIRETGLTVKVSP; translated from the coding sequence GTGCCAGACCTGCTTACCGTCGAGGACCACCGCCGCGACATCGCGGGCATGACCTACGCCTATCCGGTGCTGTCGCGCCGGGCCGGTGGCATCTCCATCGGCATCAACCTCAACCCGAACAACGCCTGCAACTGGCGCTGCATCTACTGCCAGGTTCCGGATCTCACGCGCGGCGGGCCGCCGCCGGTCGACCTGCCGCGACTGGAGTCCGAGTTGGGGCGGCTGCTCGACGACGTCGTGGCGGGACGTTTCGCGGAGGCGGCGGGACGGCGGCCGATCGACGTCGCCTTCTCCGGCAACGGCGAACCGACCGCCGCGAGGGAATTCCCGGAAGCCGTGGCCATCGCGCAGGCGGCACTGGCGGCGCGCGGCCTGTCCGGAGAGGTGAAGCTGCGCCTGATCACCAACGGCAGCCTGATCGACCGTGCCGCCGTGCGCGCGGGCATTGCACGCCTGGGCCGCGCCGGCGGGGAGGTATGGTTCAAGCTGGATGCCGCGACGCCGGCCGCGACGGCGCGCATCAACGGCGTCCGGCCTCGCATCGAGAGCGTCGAACGACGCCTCGCGCAGTGCGCGAACCTGTGCGAAACCTGGGTGCAGACCTGCGTATTCGCGCTCGACGGGGAAGCCCCGCGGGAGCCTGAACTGTCGGCGTTGCTGTCGCTGCTGGGCCGGTTCCGCGGCGTTGTCGCCGGCGTCCACCTCTACGGGCTGGCTCGCCCGTCGCGGCAACCGGAAGCCGAGCGCCTGCAACGCCTGACACCGCAATGGCTTGAGGCGTTTTCCGCGCGTATCCGGGAAACCGGGCTGACCGTCAAGGTCAGCCCGTGA
- a CDS encoding helix-turn-helix domain-containing protein, protein MKLVEKVDAREIRRKLGLNQQQFWSRLGVTQSGGSRYESGRNIPRPVQQLLRLVHVEQIDINKVKREDFEVVDFLKSNNPALFKDLKKQARAAYKKAA, encoded by the coding sequence ATGAAACTGGTCGAAAAGGTTGATGCTCGCGAAATCCGCCGCAAGCTCGGTCTCAACCAACAGCAATTCTGGTCCAGACTGGGCGTCACCCAGAGCGGCGGTTCCCGCTACGAAAGCGGCCGCAACATTCCCCGCCCCGTTCAGCAACTGCTGCGCCTGGTGCATGTCGAGCAGATCGACATCAACAAGGTCAAGCGGGAGGACTTCGAGGTCGTCGACTTTCTGAAGTCCAATAACCCCGCCCTTTTCAAGGATCTGAAAAAGCAGGCCAGGGCCGCCTACAAGAAGGCTGCCTGA
- a CDS encoding aspartate kinase, whose protein sequence is MALIVQKYGGTSMGSPDRIRNVARRVARWKAQGHRLVVVVSAMSGETNRLIALAKDVSPQPAPRELDVMVSTGEQVTIALLAMALMDLGIKARSYTGGQVKITTDSAFTKARILDIDEANIRRDLDEDTVVIVAGFQGVDDDGNITTLGRGGSDTSGVALAAALKADECQIYTDVDGVYTTDPRIVPEARKLDRITFEEMLEMASLGSKVLQIRSVEFAGKYKVKLRVLSSFEEEGQETLGTLITFEEDKMEQPIISGIAFNRDEAKLTVLGVPDRPGIAYQILGAIAEANIDVDMIIQNVGHDGTTDFSFTVNRNEFVRARKILDELVKPHIGARAIEGDNRICKVSAVGVGMRSHPGVASRMFRALAEEGINIQMISTSEIKISVVVDEKYLELAVRVLHRAFDLDQAAA, encoded by the coding sequence ATGGCTTTGATCGTACAAAAGTACGGCGGTACCTCGATGGGGTCGCCGGATCGCATCCGCAACGTCGCTCGACGGGTGGCGCGCTGGAAGGCGCAGGGGCATCGACTGGTTGTGGTCGTTTCCGCCATGAGCGGTGAAACCAACCGCCTGATCGCCCTGGCCAAGGACGTTTCCCCGCAGCCCGCTCCGCGCGAACTCGACGTGATGGTCTCGACCGGCGAGCAGGTCACCATCGCCCTGCTGGCGATGGCGCTCATGGACCTCGGCATCAAGGCCAGGAGCTATACCGGCGGCCAGGTCAAGATCACTACCGACAGCGCCTTCACCAAGGCTCGCATTCTCGACATCGACGAGGCCAACATCCGGCGCGACCTCGACGAAGACACCGTCGTCATCGTCGCCGGCTTCCAGGGCGTGGACGACGACGGCAACATCACCACGCTCGGCCGGGGCGGTTCCGATACCTCGGGCGTGGCGCTCGCCGCGGCGCTCAAGGCCGACGAATGTCAGATCTACACCGACGTCGACGGCGTATACACGACCGACCCTCGCATCGTGCCCGAGGCGAGGAAGCTCGACCGCATCACCTTCGAGGAAATGCTGGAAATGGCCAGCCTCGGCTCCAAGGTACTGCAGATCCGCTCGGTCGAATTCGCCGGCAAGTACAAGGTCAAACTGCGCGTGCTGTCCAGTTTCGAGGAGGAGGGCCAGGAGACCCTCGGTACCCTGATCACTTTTGAGGAAGACAAGATGGAACAACCGATCATTTCAGGCATCGCCTTCAACCGCGACGAGGCCAAGCTCACGGTGCTCGGCGTGCCCGACCGCCCCGGCATCGCCTACCAGATACTCGGCGCCATCGCCGAGGCGAACATCGACGTCGACATGATCATCCAGAACGTCGGCCACGACGGCACCACGGATTTCTCCTTCACGGTCAATCGCAACGAATTCGTGCGCGCCCGGAAAATACTGGATGAGCTGGTCAAGCCCCATATCGGCGCCCGCGCCATCGAGGGCGACAACAGGATTTGCAAGGTCTCCGCCGTCGGCGTCGGCATGCGCTCGCACCCCGGTGTCGCCAGCAGGATGTTTCGTGCGCTGGCGGAGGAGGGCATCAACATCCAGATGATCTCCACCTCCGAGATCAAGATTTCCGTCGTCGTCGACGAGAAGTACCTCGAACTGGCCGTGCGCGTGCTGCACCGCGCGTTCGACCTGGATCAGGCGGCTGCCTGA
- a CDS encoding DUF6398 domain-containing protein — MAEKFAAITILVDAFAAQHLNEEYRQAIHQVVGALARKRPSPLVRGKEIVWAAAAVHAVGRVNFLDDPSQTPHCKSKLIYQHFGVGESTGQAKSKEIRDLLKMGPMSPEWTLPSRLSSNPLAWMVQVNGLIVDVRGMPIELQRVAFAKGLIPFVPAEQDEKTA, encoded by the coding sequence ATGGCTGAAAAGTTCGCCGCCATCACAATCTTGGTCGACGCCTTCGCCGCGCAGCATCTCAACGAAGAATATCGCCAGGCGATTCACCAGGTCGTTGGAGCCTTGGCACGAAAGCGACCGTCACCATTGGTGAGAGGTAAGGAAATTGTTTGGGCGGCGGCGGCTGTTCATGCCGTGGGCAGGGTCAATTTCCTTGACGATCCCTCGCAAACCCCGCACTGCAAATCGAAGCTCATCTACCAGCATTTCGGCGTCGGAGAAAGCACCGGGCAGGCCAAGTCCAAGGAAATTCGCGACTTACTCAAGATGGGCCCGATGTCTCCCGAATGGACCTTGCCCAGCCGACTGTCCAGTAATCCCTTGGCGTGGATGGTTCAGGTGAATGGCCTGATTGTCGATGTTCGCGGCATGCCCATCGAATTGCAGCGAGTGGCCTTTGCCAAGGGCCTGATCCCCTTTGTTCCCGCTGAGCAAGATGAAAAGACCGCATGA